In Bifidobacterium sp. ESL0775, the following are encoded in one genomic region:
- a CDS encoding type II toxin-antitoxin system Phd/YefM family antitoxin, which produces MKNEDIMGTATLLNNLVSVSDFNHGKASQTFKRVQNDSPVVVLKNNKPAAVIVSPDDYRRLTEAEENFVLYQEAMERLKQDDGKRLTEEEVFGKEPEVDDGYEPEFE; this is translated from the coding sequence ATGAAGAATGAGGATATTATGGGAACTGCTACTCTTCTAAACAATTTGGTTTCTGTTAGTGACTTCAATCATGGTAAAGCAAGTCAGACGTTCAAGCGTGTACAGAATGATAGCCCAGTTGTCGTCTTGAAGAACAACAAACCTGCAGCTGTTATTGTAAGCCCTGACGATTACCGGCGTTTGACTGAAGCTGAAGAGAATTTTGTTCTTTATCAAGAAGCTATGGAAAGGTTGAAGCAGGACGATGGCAAAAGACTGACTGAGGAAGAAGTGTTTGGCAAGGAGCCGGAAGTTGACGATGGTTATGAACCGGAGTTTGAGTAA
- a CDS encoding S-ribosylhomocysteine lyase, protein MAEENKPEPESFKLDHTKVKAPYVRFIDTETGEKGDVISNYDLRLVQPNENAIPTGGLHTIEHTIAVLLRERIPGYIDCSPFGCRTGFHLLTWGEHSTEDVAKALKESLEFIAYKATWDDVPATDIKSCGNYRDHSLFTAKEWCKKILDEGISSDPYVRKVV, encoded by the coding sequence ATGGCAGAAGAAAACAAGCCGGAACCGGAGAGCTTTAAGCTCGATCACACCAAGGTGAAGGCACCGTATGTGCGCTTTATCGACACTGAGACAGGCGAGAAGGGCGACGTGATCTCCAATTACGACCTGCGCCTCGTGCAGCCCAACGAGAACGCCATTCCGACCGGCGGCCTGCACACCATCGAGCACACCATCGCGGTGCTGCTGCGCGAGCGCATTCCGGGCTATATCGACTGCTCGCCGTTCGGCTGCCGCACCGGTTTCCACCTGCTGACTTGGGGCGAGCACAGCACCGAGGACGTGGCGAAGGCGCTCAAGGAATCGCTCGAGTTCATCGCCTACAAGGCGACTTGGGACGACGTGCCGGCCACGGACATCAAGAGCTGCGGCAACTACCGCGACCACAGCCTCTTCACCGCCAAGGAATGGTGCAAGAAGATTCTCGATGAAGGCATCAGCTCCGATCCGTACGTGCGCAAGGTGGTCTGA
- the dnaG gene encoding DNA primase, translating into MVGMIPKEDIEKVRASADLYEIVSSTVTLKAAGTGTFMGLCPFHDEKTPSFSVRPSLGVWHCFGCGLGGDVFGYVEHKENIDFREAVELLADKYHIELHYVNDNGDRQEHQGSKRARLLEANEEAQRFFVSQIMTPEALAARKLLGGRNFSQADCERFGCGYAPQGWDNLVRHLAGKGFTQKEMLDAGLARQGQRGVYDYFRGRATWPIRDSTGRTLGFGARKLYDDDTINAKYINTPDTQLYRKTQVLYGIDLAKSSIVKKRQAVIVEGYTDVMACHLAGIDTAVATCGTAFGEEHAKIIRRLISDDSLGAVQLVGPLKVEGQSLSSRIVFTFDGDAAGQKAAIHAFGLDSAFLSQTFVAVADNNLDPCDLRIQQGNEAVRSLIDHAKPLYDFVIDTAIGRFDTSYTTGQMGAVKAVAPLIAQIRDRSLLDIYTRKATRRIGVDLDIMRREVDRARRQLHVRDDDAYAPKRRGGRGYDFNAQNRENAYANPAARKALQHRDAADQSYFRVDDAVFICEQQFMAVLIQVPRAIEPNAFAQLTLADFMTPVFRTLFQAIAAAGGLPEKGTPQGLWMHNLTKAGGPMLEQVINELAVMPLPLPGGDDQNINANGMNGSSVAQGGQNGAANGAGVEMPNPAAAQLRAPTSEEQRYASELTARLLDVGYMRRIGSAKRKMAQLPDGEEKIKLLGKITDMETARKDLQAQVYGNAVA; encoded by the coding sequence ATGGTGGGAATGATTCCGAAGGAAGACATTGAGAAGGTGCGTGCGTCGGCGGATCTGTATGAGATCGTCTCGTCGACGGTGACGCTCAAGGCCGCCGGCACCGGCACGTTCATGGGATTATGCCCGTTCCATGATGAGAAGACGCCCAGTTTCAGCGTCCGCCCTTCACTGGGAGTCTGGCATTGCTTCGGTTGTGGGCTCGGCGGCGACGTCTTCGGCTACGTCGAGCACAAGGAGAACATCGATTTCCGCGAGGCCGTGGAACTGCTGGCCGACAAGTACCACATCGAATTGCATTACGTCAACGACAATGGCGACAGGCAGGAGCACCAAGGCTCCAAACGCGCCCGTCTGCTTGAGGCCAATGAGGAGGCCCAGCGCTTTTTCGTCTCCCAGATTATGACGCCAGAGGCGCTCGCAGCTCGCAAGCTGCTCGGCGGACGTAACTTCAGCCAGGCCGACTGCGAACGGTTCGGTTGTGGTTACGCGCCGCAGGGCTGGGACAATCTCGTCCGTCATCTCGCGGGCAAGGGCTTCACCCAGAAGGAGATGCTGGACGCCGGCCTCGCGCGACAAGGGCAGCGCGGCGTCTATGACTACTTCCGTGGCCGCGCCACATGGCCCATCCGCGATTCCACGGGGCGGACGCTGGGTTTTGGCGCTCGCAAGCTCTATGACGACGACACCATCAACGCCAAATACATCAACACGCCCGACACCCAGCTTTACCGCAAGACACAAGTGCTCTACGGCATCGATCTGGCCAAATCCAGCATCGTCAAGAAACGCCAGGCCGTCATCGTCGAAGGTTACACGGACGTGATGGCTTGCCATCTGGCCGGCATCGACACGGCGGTCGCCACCTGCGGCACGGCGTTCGGCGAGGAGCACGCCAAGATCATCCGGCGTTTGATTTCCGATGATTCGTTGGGTGCCGTACAACTGGTCGGTCCACTGAAAGTCGAGGGGCAATCCCTGAGCTCCCGTATCGTCTTCACCTTCGATGGTGACGCGGCGGGGCAGAAGGCCGCGATCCATGCCTTTGGCCTTGATTCGGCGTTCCTCTCTCAGACCTTCGTGGCCGTGGCGGACAACAACCTCGACCCCTGTGATCTGCGCATCCAGCAGGGCAACGAAGCGGTGCGTTCGCTGATCGACCACGCCAAGCCGCTCTATGACTTCGTCATCGACACCGCTATCGGCAGGTTCGACACGTCATACACCACCGGCCAGATGGGGGCGGTGAAGGCCGTGGCGCCGTTGATCGCGCAGATCCGCGACCGTTCGCTGCTGGATATCTACACCCGCAAGGCGACCCGTCGCATCGGTGTGGATCTCGACATCATGCGTCGCGAGGTCGACCGGGCCCGTCGGCAGCTCCACGTGCGTGACGACGATGCGTACGCGCCCAAGCGGCGAGGTGGCAGAGGCTATGATTTCAACGCGCAGAACCGTGAGAACGCCTATGCCAATCCGGCGGCACGCAAGGCATTGCAACACCGCGACGCCGCCGACCAATCCTATTTCCGTGTCGACGATGCGGTCTTCATCTGTGAGCAGCAATTCATGGCTGTGCTCATCCAGGTGCCACGTGCCATCGAGCCCAATGCCTTCGCGCAACTGACATTGGCGGATTTCATGACACCGGTGTTCCGCACCCTGTTCCAGGCGATTGCGGCGGCTGGTGGCCTGCCTGAAAAAGGCACGCCCCAAGGCCTTTGGATGCACAATCTCACCAAGGCTGGTGGCCCGATGCTCGAGCAGGTCATCAACGAACTCGCCGTGATGCCGCTGCCGTTGCCAGGAGGCGATGACCAGAACATCAATGCCAATGGCATGAACGGGTCTTCGGTCGCGCAGGGCGGACAGAACGGCGCTGCCAATGGTGCGGGCGTCGAGATGCCCAATCCCGCTGCGGCCCAATTGCGCGCCCCCACAAGCGAGGAACAGCGCTATGCCTCGGAGTTGACCGCGCGTCTGCTTGATGTCGGCTACATGCGCCGCATCGGCTCTGCAAAACGTAAGATGGCGCAGTTGCCGGACGGCGAGGAGAAAATCAAGCTCCTGGGCAAGATCACCGATATGGAAACCGCGCGGAAGGATCTGCAGGCGCAGGTTTACGGCAACGCTGTGGCGTAA
- a CDS encoding deoxyguanosinetriphosphate triphosphohydrolase, whose product MAKTRTADGEEILTEEGYDAFDEERWAPEPPKSQSRTAFQRDRARLIHSSALRRLGAKSQILVAGTDDFARTRLTHTLEVAQIGRQIGSMLGCDPDVVDCACLAHDLGHPPFGHNGERVLADIASGIGGFEGNAQTLRLLTRLEPKVFHADGRSAGVNLTRASLDAAVKYPWTLAEASKHPKGERSLKFCVYPDDVDVFNWLKTGAPKDAKPMECQVMDLSDDIAYSVHDVEDAIATGAFNPLALADSRVLDGIVEATREWYGQQWDADELLEALHRLKKRHMFPSHFNGSRQALAQLKNITSSLIGRFASSVEQATREQYGQGPLTRYSANVVIPDETNYEIVALKGIAVYFVMAPREREPLYDQEQQIVADLVDVLMANSPRPSDALETVFLEDWNESTNDDERLRVAIDQVASLTDGSAMTLHSLIC is encoded by the coding sequence ATGGCTAAGACGCGCACCGCGGATGGCGAGGAAATACTGACTGAGGAGGGCTATGACGCCTTCGACGAGGAGCGTTGGGCCCCCGAACCTCCGAAATCCCAATCCCGCACGGCCTTCCAGCGCGACCGCGCGCGTCTCATCCATTCCTCGGCGTTGCGCAGGCTCGGCGCGAAAAGCCAGATTCTGGTGGCCGGAACCGACGATTTCGCCCGTACCCGGCTGACGCACACGCTTGAGGTCGCGCAGATTGGCCGGCAGATTGGTTCGATGCTTGGCTGTGACCCGGACGTGGTCGATTGCGCCTGCCTGGCCCACGATCTCGGACATCCGCCATTCGGGCATAACGGCGAGCGGGTGCTGGCTGATATCGCCTCCGGCATCGGTGGTTTCGAAGGCAACGCGCAGACCTTGCGGTTGCTCACGCGGCTTGAGCCGAAAGTCTTTCATGCCGACGGGCGCTCAGCAGGCGTCAACCTTACCCGTGCCTCGCTTGACGCGGCTGTGAAATATCCCTGGACGCTTGCGGAAGCCTCGAAACACCCGAAAGGGGAGCGGAGCCTGAAATTCTGCGTCTACCCCGATGACGTCGACGTGTTCAACTGGCTCAAGACCGGGGCGCCGAAAGACGCCAAGCCGATGGAATGCCAGGTCATGGACCTTTCCGACGACATCGCCTACAGCGTGCACGATGTAGAAGACGCCATCGCCACCGGCGCGTTCAATCCGCTTGCTTTGGCCGATTCGCGTGTGCTCGACGGCATCGTGGAGGCTACCCGCGAATGGTACGGCCAGCAATGGGACGCCGATGAGCTGCTCGAGGCATTGCACCGCTTGAAGAAACGACACATGTTCCCCTCGCATTTCAACGGCTCGCGACAGGCTTTGGCGCAGTTGAAGAACATCACCAGCTCGCTGATCGGCCGGTTCGCCAGCTCCGTGGAGCAGGCGACGCGCGAGCAGTACGGTCAGGGCCCGCTGACGCGCTACAGCGCCAACGTCGTCATCCCCGACGAGACCAACTACGAGATCGTCGCGCTTAAGGGCATCGCGGTCTACTTCGTCATGGCGCCGCGGGAGCGGGAGCCGTTGTACGATCAGGAGCAGCAGATCGTCGCCGATCTGGTCGATGTGCTGATGGCCAATTCACCGCGTCCCTCCGACGCGCTGGAAACCGTGTTCCTCGAGGACTGGAACGAGTCCACCAACGATGACGAGCGCCTGCGCGTGGCCATCGACCAAGTGGCTAGCTTGACCGACGGCTCCGCCATGACCCTCCATTCCCTGATTTGCTGA
- a CDS encoding type II toxin-antitoxin system RelE/ParE family toxin produces MHLKEWKVRYLEMAKVDIKKLGEPRASHVRKAIRKVSRSPLPFTEGGYGKPLGNKRNNNLTGLLKVKLRNDGIRIVYSLERIGKTMTIVIVGVRDDEAVYREAAKRL; encoded by the coding sequence ATGCATTTGAAAGAATGGAAAGTTAGATATTTAGAAATGGCAAAAGTCGATATCAAAAAGCTTGGTGAACCGCGCGCAAGTCATGTGCGTAAAGCGATTCGTAAAGTTTCTCGCAGCCCTTTACCATTTACTGAGGGTGGATACGGTAAGCCCTTAGGAAACAAAAGAAATAATAATTTGACTGGCTTACTGAAAGTTAAATTAAGAAACGATGGAATAAGAATCGTTTATTCTCTTGAACGAATTGGAAAAACTATGACTATTGTAATCGTTGGAGTACGAGATGATGAGGCTGTTTACCGAGAAGCAGCAAAGCGATTATGA
- a CDS encoding N-acetyltransferase: MAANGNPTQWGTTWPPAELVQKDINGGNAFVLVDNEGENGSERILAQFAMFTGLEPTYAEIEGKWLDNDEYATMHRLASSGLKRHSAKTCLDWAVKTYGNVRCDTHPNNKAMQHVFEADGFQHCGLIHVMNVTDKPDVRIAYQRHDR; this comes from the coding sequence ATGGCAGCAAACGGCAACCCGACGCAGTGGGGCACAACATGGCCGCCGGCCGAACTCGTCCAAAAGGACATCAACGGCGGCAATGCGTTTGTTTTGGTGGATAACGAAGGCGAGAACGGCTCGGAGCGCATCCTCGCGCAGTTCGCCATGTTCACGGGGCTGGAGCCGACCTACGCCGAAATCGAGGGCAAGTGGCTTGACAACGACGAATACGCCACAATGCACCGCCTCGCCTCTTCCGGGCTCAAGCGGCACAGCGCCAAGACCTGCCTCGACTGGGCGGTCAAGACATACGGCAACGTGCGCTGCGACACGCATCCCAACAACAAGGCCATGCAGCACGTTTTCGAGGCCGACGGGTTCCAGCATTGCGGGCTGATCCACGTCATGAACGTCACCGACAAGCCGGACGTGCGCATCGCCTACCAGCGGCATGATAGGTGA
- the alr gene encoding alanine racemase codes for MTLNALEPWPFSSTLGKSNYTAALRRYPGQAIVDLKAMRDNMRHMVEVVGGPKSGTAVMGVVKADGYGHGLIPSALAALAGGATWLGTAQPREALLLRMAGIDSSRCHILTWMYNGRNAPLVELIASDIDISVGSLDGIDAVAAAARKLGMPARVHIKVDTGFGRNGFTSEGFQAALDKLVPLAKEGVLDIVGQWSHFSVADAPDVPEFVEATDQQLESFKQFTARMEKAGIPPRIRHIANTAATFSRPEARFELTRPGIGLYGYEADPAMGTPSRYGLKPAMTLQAQLATVKSVEAGHGISYGRTYITDEVTSTAIVPLGYADGIHRSASGFDEAGAKHTSKSGGPVRVMTSEGPKLMRVSGRVCMDQFILDLHGDSEKLGVHEGDTVELFGPGRGEQYAEPTADDWARAADTISYEIFTCLRTRIPRLYLHAAEVLDAQDMSKLNAKTLL; via the coding sequence ATGACATTGAACGCATTGGAACCATGGCCGTTTTCCTCCACTCTTGGCAAGTCGAACTACACCGCGGCGCTGCGGCGCTATCCTGGGCAAGCCATCGTCGATCTCAAGGCGATGCGCGACAACATGCGCCACATGGTCGAGGTCGTCGGCGGCCCGAAGTCCGGCACAGCCGTGATGGGCGTGGTGAAGGCCGATGGCTACGGGCATGGGCTCATTCCCTCCGCGTTGGCGGCGCTCGCGGGCGGCGCGACTTGGCTGGGAACCGCGCAGCCGCGTGAGGCGCTGCTGCTGCGCATGGCGGGCATCGATTCAAGTCGTTGCCACATTCTCACCTGGATGTACAACGGGCGCAATGCCCCGCTGGTCGAGCTCATCGCCAGCGACATCGACATTTCCGTGGGTTCGCTCGACGGCATCGATGCCGTGGCGGCCGCCGCACGCAAGCTCGGCATGCCGGCGCGTGTGCATATCAAGGTTGACACCGGTTTCGGCCGCAACGGCTTCACTTCCGAAGGCTTCCAAGCCGCGCTCGACAAGCTCGTGCCGCTCGCCAAGGAAGGCGTGCTCGACATCGTGGGGCAGTGGAGTCACTTCTCGGTGGCCGACGCGCCCGATGTCCCCGAGTTCGTGGAGGCGACCGACCAGCAGCTCGAAAGCTTCAAACAGTTCACCGCACGTATGGAGAAGGCCGGCATTCCACCGCGCATCCGCCATATCGCCAACACTGCGGCGACGTTCTCGCGTCCGGAGGCGCGCTTCGAACTGACCCGTCCGGGTATCGGGCTTTACGGTTACGAGGCCGATCCGGCGATGGGCACGCCGTCGAGATATGGTCTGAAGCCGGCGATGACGCTACAGGCGCAACTGGCCACGGTCAAAAGCGTTGAGGCTGGACACGGGATTTCGTACGGGCGCACCTATATCACCGACGAGGTGACCAGCACGGCCATCGTGCCGCTGGGTTACGCCGATGGCATTCACCGCTCCGCCTCCGGGTTCGATGAAGCCGGCGCGAAGCACACAAGCAAGTCGGGCGGACCGGTGCGCGTGATGACCTCCGAAGGACCAAAGCTCATGCGGGTTTCCGGGCGCGTGTGCATGGACCAGTTCATCCTCGATCTGCATGGCGATTCCGAGAAACTTGGCGTGCACGAAGGTGACACCGTGGAGCTCTTCGGGCCTGGGCGCGGCGAGCAGTATGCGGAACCGACCGCCGACGATTGGGCGCGCGCCGCCGACACCATCAGCTACGAGATCTTCACCTGCCTGCGCACGCGCATCCCGCGGCTGTATCTGCATGCGGCCGAGGTGCTCGACGCCCAGGATATGAGCAAACTCAACGCAAAGACCTTGCTGTAA